TGAGGCGGTCATCGATTATCTGGCGGCCCATGAGGTTGCGCATCTGCGCGAAATGAACCACGGGCCGAAATTCTGGGCGTTGTGCGAAAAACTATGCCCACACACGAATGAGGCCAAGGACTGGTTAAAACGCCACGGTTCCAGACTTCACGCCATCGATTTCGATTGAAAACTGTCTTCGGCATCGCCATCTGGATTAACGTGAAACATTCCATCAAATGTGGGTGCGATTTGGCTCGACTCTTGTCGCATTTCATGTCAGGTCGCGGGTATGAAACCGGATATCAAGATTTGCGGATTGAAGACACCGGAAGCGCTTGAACGCGCCGTCAGGCGTGGAGCGTCGCATGTTGGTTTTATTTTCTTCGAGAAAAGCCCGCGACATATCGAACCTGACCTCGCCGGCGAGTTGGCGAAGGGTGCCAGAGGTGCTGCAAAAGTTGTCGCCGTGACCGTCAACGCCGATAACGATTATCTCGATGAAATCGTTGATCTCGTCAGGCCGGATATCCTGCAACTTCACGGTAATGAAAGCCCTGAGCGCCTTTTGAACGTCAAGGTGCTTTATGGCCTGCCGGTCATGAAAGCGATTTCTATTCGCGATGCCGCTGATCTTGCCAAAATCGACGCTTATATCGGTATTGCGGATCGAATTTTGCTGGACGCCAAAGCGCCCGCGGGTTCCGATCTGCCGGGCGGCAATGGCGTGTCCTTCGACTGGACGATCCTGCGATCGCTCGACGGAAGTGTTGATTACATGCTTTCCGGCGGCTTAAATAAGGACAACGTCGTCGAGGCTCTGTCCGAAACCAGCGCAGGCGGATTAGACTTGTCGTCCGGGGTGGAAAGTGCGCCCGGCGTCAAGGATTTGTCAAAGATAGATGCATTTTTCGATGTGGTGAATGATTGGTCGAAAGGCCCAAAGGGAGCTTGAAGTGAACGACGCGCCAACACCCAATTCTTTTCGCGCCGGTCCCGATGAGGACGGCCGTTTTGGCATTTTCGGAGGACGCTTTGTCGCCGAAACGCTGATGCCGCTTATTCTCGATTTGCAGGCGGAATGGGACAAGGCCAAGACCGATCCCGAGTTTCAGGCCGAACTAAAGCATCTCGGCGCCCATTATACCGGCCGCCCGAGCCCTCTCTATTTCGCAGAGCGTCTGACGGCGGAACTCGGCGGTGCGAAGATTTACTTCAAACGTGAAGAGCTGAACCACACGGGTTCGCACAAGATCAACAATTGCCTTGGCCAGATCCTGCTTGCCAAGCGCATGGGCAAGACCCGCATCATCGCAGAAACCGGTGCCGGACAGCACGGCGTTGCGTCGGCAACGGTCGCAGCGCGCTTCGGCCTGCCTTGTGTCGTCTACATGGGCGCTACCGACGTCGCGCGCCAGGCCCCGAACGTTTTCCGCATGAAGTTGCTTGGCGCCGAGGTAAAGCCGGTCACGGCCGGCCACGGCACGCTCAAGGATGCCATGAACGAGGCGCTGCGTGACTGGGTTACCAATGTCGAGGATACCTACTACCTGATCGGCACCGCTGCCGGTCCGCATCCTTACCCGGAGATGGTTCGTGACTTCCAGGCGGTCATCGGCGAGGAAGCCAAGGCACAGATGCTCGAGGCGGAAGGCCGCCTGCCGGATATGGTCATCGCGGCCGTCGGTGGCGGATCGAATGCCATCGGCATCTTCCATCCTTTCCTTGACGACAAGAGCGTCCGTATCGTCGGCGTTGAAGCCGGCGGCAAAGGCCTTTCCGGAGAAGAACACTGTGCCTCCATTACGGCCGGCTCCCCCGGCGTTCTGCATGGCAACCGGACCTACCTGCTGCAGGATCAGGACGGCCAGATCAAGGAAGGTCACTCCATTTCCGCCGGTCTCGATTATCCCGGCATCGGCCCGGAGCATTCATGGTTGAGTGATATTGGACGCGTGGAATATGTGCCGGTCATGGACCATGAGGCACTGGACGCCTTCCAGATGCTGACCCGGCTTGAGGGCATTATTCCCGCGCTGGAGCCAAGCCATGCTCTGGCCGAGGTCATCAAGCGCGCGCCGAAGATGGGCAAGGATGAGATCATCCTGATGAACCTTTCCGGTCGTGGCGACAAGGATGTCCACACCGTCAGCAAGTTCCTTGGAATGGAAATATAAGACCATGACTGCACGTATGGACAAGCGCTTTGCCGATTTGCGCGCTGAAAATCGCCCGGCCCTGATCACCTATTTCATGGGCGGTGACCCGGATTTTGAAACGTCGCTGGGCATCATGAAAGCCCTGCCGGAAGCCGGTGCCGACGTCATCGAACTCGGCATGCCATTTTCCGACCCCATGGCGGATGGCCCCGCGATCCAGCTGGCCGGCCAGCGCGCGCTGAAAGGCGGCCAGACGCTGAAGACCACGCTCGATCTCGCGCGCGAGTTCCGCAAGCAGGACGATGCGACGCCGATCGTGATGATGGGCTATTACAACCCGATCTATATCTATGGCGTCGAAACGTTTCTCGACGATGCGCTTGCTGCCGGCATCGATGGCCTGATCGTCGTCGATCTTCCGCCGGAAATGGACGATGAACTCTGCATCCCCGCGCTCGCGCGCGGCATCAACTTCATCCGGCTTGCCACGCCGACCACGGATGGCAAGCGTCTGCCGGCCGTCCTTAAAAATACCTCCGGTTTCGTTTATTACGTGTCGATGAACGGTATTACCGGTTCAGCGCTTCCCGATCCATCGTTGATCTCGGGCGCTGTCGGTCGTATCAAGGCCCATACGGAGCTGCCCGTCTGTGTCGGTTTCGGTGTCAAGACGGCCGATCATGCCAAGGCGATCGGCGCCGTTGCGGATGGTGTGGTGGTCGGTTCCGCCATCGTCAACCAGATTGCCGGTAGCCTGACCAAGGACGGACAGGCGACCGCAGACACCGTGCCGGCCGTTACGACGCTGGTAAAAGGACTTTCAACGGGCGTGCGTGCATCGCGCCTCGCCGCTGCGGAATAAGCGCGCGGCCCAGTCAGGAGTAGACAGTTGAACTGGATCACCAATTACGTTCGGCCGCGGATCAATTCCATGCTCGGCCGCCGCCCCGAGGTTCCGGAGAACCTCTGGATCAAGTGCCCCGAAACCGGCGAGATGGTCTTTCATAAGGACCTTGAGGACAACAAGTGGGTTATCCCGGCGTCCGGCTATCATATGAAGATGCCGGCAAAGGCGCGCCTTGCCGATCTTTTCGATGGCGGCGTCTATGAGGCTCTGCCGCAGCCGAAGGTGGCGCAGGACCCGCTGAAATTTCGCGATTCCAAGAAATATACCGATCGCCTGCGCGACAGCCGTGCAAAGACGGAGCAGGACGATACGATCCTTGCCGGCGTTGGGCTGCTGAAGGGGCTGAAGATCGTCGCCGTCGTGCATGAATTCCAGTTCATGGGCGGCTCGCTCGGCATCGCCGCCGGCGAAGCCATCGTGAAGGCATTCGAGCGCGCTATTTCCGAGCGCTGCCCGCTTGTGATGTTCCCGGCCTCCGGTGGCGCGCGCATGCAGGAAGGCATTCTGTCGCTGATGCAGCTGCCCCGCACCACGGTTGCAGTGAATATGCTGAAAGAAGCTGGCATGCCTTATATCGTGGTTCTGACCAACCCGACGACGGGCGGCGTCACCGCCTCCTACGCGATGCTGGGCGATGTGCACATCGCCGAGCCAGGTGCAGAAATCTGCTTCGCCGGCAAGCGCGTCATCGAGCAGACCATTCGCGAAAAGCTTCCGGAAGGTTTCCAGACCTCGGAATACCTGCTGGAGCACGGCATGGTGGACATGGTGGTCGATCGCCGGGAAATCCCGGACACGCTGGCCAACATGCTAAAGATCATGACCAAGGCGCCAGCCGACAACGCAAACGCCGTCGTGCCGCTGGCTGCTTCGGCCTGAGGCAAAAAAATATGTCGCCCGGAGGCATAACTTGCCTCCGGGATGATGCTATATGTTGCCTGATTTCATTTCTTGAGGCGGCAGCAAATGGCAAGCGAAACGCCTGAAAGGCGAACAGAAGACATGACCAAGCCCGCGATTGGTGAGGCCGAAAAGATCATTGAAGAGCTGATGCAGCTCCACCCCAAGGGATTTGATCTTTCACTCGACAGAATTTCCCGTCTTCTCGAAAAACTCGGCAATCCGCAAAACAGAATGCCACCGGTGATCCATGTCGCCGGTACCAACGGCAAAGGCTCAGTGACGGCTTTCTGCCGCGCCTTGCTTGAAGCAGCGGGCCTCGCTGTACATGTCCATACGTCGCCGCATCTGGTGAATTGGCACGAGAGATATCGCCTCGGCGTTGCTGGAGAAAAGGGCCGCTATGTCAGGGACGAGGTGTTCGCGGATGCCTTGCGTCGTATCCGTGCTGCCAATGCCGGGCAGACAATAACTGTCTTCGAAATCCTGACGGCTGCGATGTTCGTGCTGTTTGCCGAGCATCCCGCCGATGCGGCCGTCGTCGAGGTTGGACTTGGTGGTCGCTTCGATGCAACCAATGTTATCAACCATCCAGCGGTGTCGGTCATCATGCCGATATCCCTCGATCATCAGGCCTATCTCGGTGACCGCGTGGAACTGATCGCCGCCGAAAAGGCAGGCATCATGAAGAAGGGGTCGCCCGTCGTCATCGGCCATCAGGAATATGATGCGGCACTCGAGACGCTGGTAACCACGGCCGAGCGGCTGGGATGCCCATTCACAGTGTACGGGCAAGATTTCTCCGCTCACGAAGAATTTGGACGGATGGTCTACCAGGATGAGTTCGGTCTGGTCGATGCGCCTCTGCCACGGCTTCCCGGCCGCCATCAGCTTGCCAATGCCGCAGCAGCGATCCGCGCGGTGAAGGCAGCGGGCTTCGAGGTCACTGAACGGATGATCGAGAAGGCCATGACATCGGTAGAGTGGCCCGGCCGGTTGCAGCGTATTCTGACCGGAAGAATCCACGATATCGCGCCGAGAGGCTCGGAAATCTGGATCGACGGCGGTCACAATCCCGGTGCGGGCGAAGTTATCGCTGAAGCGATGGCAGGGTTTGAAGAAAAGACGCCCCGTCCGCTGTTTATCATCGCAGGCATGATCAACACCAAGGATCCGGTCGGCTATTTCAAGGCCTTCGCAGATATTGCCGAATATGTGTTTACCGTTCCGATCAGCGGCACTGAAGCGGCCATCGATCCCGTCGTTCTCGCCCACGCAGCCTTTGATGCCGGTCTTGTGGCGGCACCCACATCCTCGCTAACGCATGCGCTGGAGGAACTGGCAGGACGCGTCGACCCCGAAGGCCCGCCGCCCCGCATCCTGATCGGCGGATCGCTTTATCTTGCCGGAAACGCGCTCTCCTTCAACGGAACGGTTCCTGAATAAAAAAGACAAACAAGGCCGGAACATCAAAACAATGTTTCGGCCTTTAATGTATAAGCCCGGCGGAAATTCACCGCCGGGCTTTTTTGCTAAGATTTCGTTTCACGTGAATCGCCCAGGCGGACTTTCCACTGAGGATCAAATATCCAGGTTGGCAACGCTCAACGCGTTTTCCTGAATAAAGTCACGGCGTGGCTCAACTTCATCGCCCATCAAACGCGCAAACAGGCCATCGGCATCCGTCGCATCGCTGACACGGACCTGCAAGAGCGATCTGACATTCGCGTCCAGCGTGGTTTCCCACAGCTGCTCGGCATTCATTTCACCAAGGCCCTTATAACGCTGCATGGAAAGACCCTTTCGGCCCGCGGCGAATATCGCATCCAGAAGCGCGCGCGGGCCGGCCAGTTCCATGGTGCCGTCTTTGCGCTGCAGGACGGGCGGTGTCGCATAAATTTCACGCGTGCGCGCGGCAAGCTGGTCGATATGACGGGCATCAGCAGAGCCGAGCAGACCCATATCGAGGGTAGAGACTTCCTTGACGCCGCGGACCATGCGCTCAAATCGCAAGCCGCCATCCTCAAGGACAGTACCAGCCCAGCCGCGCTCGGTTTCTTCCGCGATCATATCGAGCCGGCGCGCAACTTCGGCAACGGTCTCTGCCGCACGGGTCGGATCGGCCGAAAGCTCGGGGTTGAGCGCGCCGGCGATGGCGGCCTGTTCAACGATCGAGCGGCTATAACGGGAATGCAGCCCGTCGATCAGCGAGCGCATCCGCACCGCGTCCAGAATGACTTCTCGAAGATCGGCACCCACCCGCACCTCTCCGGTGCCAAGCGTCAACGATGCTTCCTCGATACCCATGGAAATCAGGTACTCTTCCAGAGCTTTTTCGTCCTTCAGGTACTGAACGGATTT
This genomic interval from Agrobacterium tumefaciens contains the following:
- a CDS encoding phosphoribosylanthranilate isomerase; protein product: MKPDIKICGLKTPEALERAVRRGASHVGFIFFEKSPRHIEPDLAGELAKGARGAAKVVAVTVNADNDYLDEIVDLVRPDILQLHGNESPERLLNVKVLYGLPVMKAISIRDAADLAKIDAYIGIADRILLDAKAPAGSDLPGGNGVSFDWTILRSLDGSVDYMLSGGLNKDNVVEALSETSAGGLDLSSGVESAPGVKDLSKIDAFFDVVNDWSKGPKGA
- the trpB gene encoding tryptophan synthase subunit beta yields the protein MNDAPTPNSFRAGPDEDGRFGIFGGRFVAETLMPLILDLQAEWDKAKTDPEFQAELKHLGAHYTGRPSPLYFAERLTAELGGAKIYFKREELNHTGSHKINNCLGQILLAKRMGKTRIIAETGAGQHGVASATVAARFGLPCVVYMGATDVARQAPNVFRMKLLGAEVKPVTAGHGTLKDAMNEALRDWVTNVEDTYYLIGTAAGPHPYPEMVRDFQAVIGEEAKAQMLEAEGRLPDMVIAAVGGGSNAIGIFHPFLDDKSVRIVGVEAGGKGLSGEEHCASITAGSPGVLHGNRTYLLQDQDGQIKEGHSISAGLDYPGIGPEHSWLSDIGRVEYVPVMDHEALDAFQMLTRLEGIIPALEPSHALAEVIKRAPKMGKDEIILMNLSGRGDKDVHTVSKFLGMEI
- the trpA gene encoding tryptophan synthase subunit alpha, which codes for MTARMDKRFADLRAENRPALITYFMGGDPDFETSLGIMKALPEAGADVIELGMPFSDPMADGPAIQLAGQRALKGGQTLKTTLDLAREFRKQDDATPIVMMGYYNPIYIYGVETFLDDALAAGIDGLIVVDLPPEMDDELCIPALARGINFIRLATPTTDGKRLPAVLKNTSGFVYYVSMNGITGSALPDPSLISGAVGRIKAHTELPVCVGFGVKTADHAKAIGAVADGVVVGSAIVNQIAGSLTKDGQATADTVPAVTTLVKGLSTGVRASRLAAAE
- the accD gene encoding acetyl-CoA carboxylase, carboxyltransferase subunit beta, with translation MNWITNYVRPRINSMLGRRPEVPENLWIKCPETGEMVFHKDLEDNKWVIPASGYHMKMPAKARLADLFDGGVYEALPQPKVAQDPLKFRDSKKYTDRLRDSRAKTEQDDTILAGVGLLKGLKIVAVVHEFQFMGGSLGIAAGEAIVKAFERAISERCPLVMFPASGGARMQEGILSLMQLPRTTVAVNMLKEAGMPYIVVLTNPTTGGVTASYAMLGDVHIAEPGAEICFAGKRVIEQTIREKLPEGFQTSEYLLEHGMVDMVVDRREIPDTLANMLKIMTKAPADNANAVVPLAASA
- a CDS encoding bifunctional folylpolyglutamate synthase/dihydrofolate synthase — encoded protein: MASETPERRTEDMTKPAIGEAEKIIEELMQLHPKGFDLSLDRISRLLEKLGNPQNRMPPVIHVAGTNGKGSVTAFCRALLEAAGLAVHVHTSPHLVNWHERYRLGVAGEKGRYVRDEVFADALRRIRAANAGQTITVFEILTAAMFVLFAEHPADAAVVEVGLGGRFDATNVINHPAVSVIMPISLDHQAYLGDRVELIAAEKAGIMKKGSPVVIGHQEYDAALETLVTTAERLGCPFTVYGQDFSAHEEFGRMVYQDEFGLVDAPLPRLPGRHQLANAAAAIRAVKAAGFEVTERMIEKAMTSVEWPGRLQRILTGRIHDIAPRGSEIWIDGGHNPGAGEVIAEAMAGFEEKTPRPLFIIAGMINTKDPVGYFKAFADIAEYVFTVPISGTEAAIDPVVLAHAAFDAGLVAAPTSSLTHALEELAGRVDPEGPPPRILIGGSLYLAGNALSFNGTVPE